GACCACCATCGGGCGCACCCGCTGGGTGCGCTCGGAGAAGGAGACGCCCAGCGCTTCGGCGCGTTCGGGAGACCGGAGGAGGGAGGCCGCGATCAGGTCGCCGCGTCCCTTCCGCAACCAGGGAACGAGATCCGCATGGGAGGGGGGCACCACCACTTCGAGCTCGACGCCGAGCCGGCGCGCGAACTCACGCGCCAGCTCGTACTCGAAGCCGAGGATCCGACCGTTCCAGACGTAGTGGTGGGCCGCGTTGCTGCGGGTGAGGACGCGGAGCACGCCGCGCTCGCGGATCGCGGCCAGGTCGCCGACCGAGCGCCCGGGGAACCGACGGTCCTGGCGGATCCGCGTGAGAAAGCCATCCACCGCGCGACGCAGCTTCGGTGCGTCGGGCGCGAGGGCCCAGGCGATCAGCGACATCCCGGGGAGCGCGAACGCGGCCCGCAGCTCGGGGTGGGCGGGCAGGAGGGGCGTCAACAGGTTGCTGTCGGCGAGGGTCAGGTCGAGATCGCCCTGCGCCACCCGTGCCAGCAGATGTTCGAGGCTCTGATCTTCGTCGACCGCCTCCACCGTGATATCCGGGAACTCCTGCGCGAGCGCCTGCAGTCGTTCCCAGTGCGAGGACGAGCGTCGCACCCCGATGCGCCGTCCCGCGAGGTCGGCGGGGCCACGCAAGCGGGTCCCGTCGCGCCGCGCGACCACGAGCTCACGCACGACAGCCACCGGCGCCGTGAAGGCGACGCGTTCGCGGCGGGACGGGGTCACCGTCAGGTTCTCGGCGGCGAGATCGCCGCGTCCGTCGGCGATCGCGCGAATCACCTCGTCGAACCCGTCGACGTAGACCCAGCGCACCGACACGCCGAGCTCCTGGGCAAGGGCGACGGCCTGGCTGCGCTCGGCTTCGAGGGGACGACCCGCCGCGGGAAGCACGGGCGACGCCTCGTAGCGCGGGAGCACGACGCGCAGGTGGCCACGGCGTCGGATCGACTCGAGGTCGTCGGCGCGGGCGACTCCGGCCCACACCGACGTGAGCAACGCGATGCCGAGCAGCGCGACTCCGAGCGCCAGAGTGCGCGCGCCGCGCGAGAGCAGACCCGTTCCCCCCTGCATCGGGTCGATTCTGGACGGCGCGGCGAGTCGTGTAAAGGGATGGGCGGCGCGCCTAGGCGTCGCTGTCCTCCCGCCCGAGCCGCTGGCGCTGGAGCTTTCCGGCCGCCGTTCGGGGGAGACTCGAGACCGTTTCGAAGTGCGCGGGCACCTTGTAGCCGGCGAGTCGCGCGCGGCAGAAGCCCTCGAGCTCTTCTCCTGTGGGGGATGCGCCGTCGCGCGCGACGATCCACGCCCAGGGCACCTGGCCCCAGCGCTCATCGGAGCGGCCCGCGACGCCTACCTCGGCAACCTGGGGATGCGCGCTCAACACCGCCTCGATCTCGGCCGGGTAGACGTTCTCCCCCCCGGAAACGATCAGATCGCTGCGCCGCTCGAGCACGTGGAGTCGGCCCTGGGCGTCCCAGCGACCGAGGTCCCCCGTGCGCAGCCAGCCGTCACGCAGCGTCTCGGCCGTCGCCTCGGGGCGGTTCCAGTAGCCCCGCATCACCGTCGGGCCACGCACCCAGATCTCCCCGTCGGTGTCCGTGTCGCGACCCTCCGCGTCGACCACGCGCACCTCGGTTCCCCAGAGTGGAATCAGACCCGGATCGCTCGCGCGCTCGGGGGGGCTCGTCGCCACTTGCGAGGTCGCCTCGGTGAGCCCGTAGGTCAGCGCCACGGGGAAGCCGTTCGCCAGCGCGCGGTCGTGCAGCGGTTGTGGACACGGACCCCCACCCAGCAGCAGGAAGCGCAGCTCGGGCGGGACGGCGCCGCGGGGCCAGACGTCGAGCAGGCGTACGAGCATCGTCGCGGTGAGCGACAGTGCGCTGACGCCATCCTCCATCAAGGCGTCTGCAACGC
This genomic interval from Myxococcota bacterium contains the following:
- the menE gene encoding o-succinylbenzoate--CoA ligase, which encodes MPVSSLDWLAERAARTPAARALERADVHLDYGELHRSVSDVANALERCGLGAGDRLAVACPDGVHLARAVHAARRLALCLVPLNRRLTAAELAFQLEDAGAALLLHDPSEHDAVAAATSAGVPHVAWPDLDRGDVLALSRPADPALDARAATLIYTSGTTGRPKGALLTPANFEASAIASAFGLGSSPQERWLACLPLFHVGGLSILWRSVLQGSTVVVHDRFEPERVADALMEDGVSALSLTATMLVRLLDVWPRGAVPPELRFLLLGGGPCPQPLHDRALANGFPVALTYGLTEATSQVATSPPERASDPGLIPLWGTEVRVVDAEGRDTDTDGEIWVRGPTVMRGYWNRPEATAETLRDGWLRTGDLGRWDAQGRLHVLERRSDLIVSGGENVYPAEIEAVLSAHPQVAEVGVAGRSDERWGQVPWAWIVARDGASPTGEELEGFCRARLAGYKVPAHFETVSSLPRTAAGKLQRQRLGREDSDA
- a CDS encoding transporter substrate-binding domain-containing protein, coding for MQGGTGLLSRGARTLALGVALLGIALLTSVWAGVARADDLESIRRRGHLRVVLPRYEASPVLPAAGRPLEAERSQAVALAQELGVSVRWVYVDGFDEVIRAIADGRGDLAAENLTVTPSRRERVAFTAPVAVVRELVVARRDGTRLRGPADLAGRRIGVRRSSSHWERLQALAQEFPDITVEAVDEDQSLEHLLARVAQGDLDLTLADSNLLTPLLPAHPELRAAFALPGMSLIAWALAPDAPKLRRAVDGFLTRIRQDRRFPGRSVGDLAAIRERGVLRVLTRSNAAHHYVWNGRILGFEYELAREFARRLGVELEVVVPPSHADLVPWLRKGRGDLIAASLLRSPERAEALGVSFSERTQRVRPMVVARRDEASLADLTALEGRRIHVRRSSAHWQILHALRASGLAIEIEAVPEDLETEEIIEGVALGVYDLTVADSHIVDIALAWRDDVRAALPLSGSTELGWAVRRHNPELRAEIDAFFRKEYRGTFYNVLAKRYFRSPARIRLHAENRASRAGRLSPFDELLRRYASRYGFDWRLIAAQMHQESKFDPRARSFAGARGLLQVMPRTARSVGLPNVEHPETGIHAGIRYLARLRGRLEDSLSVADRNWLALAAYNAGEGHLADARRLARERGLDPNRWFGHVETAMLAKRSRSVAAKSPMGYCRCDEPVRYVRAVRDRYLAYVQVAGEAVPPRRALESPVAQNAIAGPRTADATR